Proteins encoded within one genomic window of Fragaria vesca subsp. vesca linkage group LG1, FraVesHawaii_1.0, whole genome shotgun sequence:
- the LOC101294799 gene encoding uncharacterized protein LOC101294799 — MCPRNADINILKLKAFPFSLEDRAKSWLIDLPTGHIDSWEKMMSEFLTKYFPASKITVMRKQITGIQQGPEETFCAYYERFKALVATCPSHGFKENNLLQYFYEGLSSLERQLLDAASKGSFLDKTPREAWTLLDNRVLNDQQYAGALASSRKVNEVKSSTTLESKIDALLAHLVSGKNHEVKACGVCSNQGHPTDQCSQLFENGGWETLNVVGQQRYNPFSNTNNPGLRDHPNFRWSNTENVQNPPQYSAGPFPRPQGFFQKPQVPQNFASTSNSNNVTPSSYDKMLEALFQGKQNLTNSTQAFVQGQTNNTKDIAELKNQVGKIVDFMGKISESGKLPPSTVPNPNSNFESAKIVATRSGRVFNEVPKKIQKKTQGEDDGVEMTKNDLEADPATSKIEAKLPQPTEPQKGNDSNFQSSVITNPPYAHVPFPSRFQKSKKEESDQAILEVFKKVQVNLPLIDCIIQVLKYAKFLKELCTTRRQTREKEVVKMSETVFAVLQRKLPHKLKDPGSFSIPCLIGDTSFDSVMLDLGASINIMPYSLYASMDLGELKKDNVIIQLADRSNKYPKGYVEYFLVHVNHLIFPADFYIIDTEDSPSSSTPILLGRPFMRTARTKIDVHAGTLTMEFDGEVIGFNIFEAMRYPLSELKPCYSIDIVDSLAQNFLN, encoded by the coding sequence ATGTGCCCCAGAAATGCAGATATTAACATTCTGAAGTTGAAGGCATTTCCATTCTCACTGGAGGACAGGGCCAAGTCATGGCTTATTGATCTACCAACTGGACATATTGACTCATGGGAGAAGATGATGAGTGAGTTTCTGACCAAGTACTTTCCAGCGTCAAAGATCACGGTGATGAGGAAGCAGATCACCGGAATCCAGCAAGGACCCGAGGAAACTTTTTGCGCTTATTATGAAAGATTCAAGGCCCTTGTTGCAACGTGCCCATCCCACGGATTCAAGGAGAACAACCTACTGCAATACTTCTATGAAGGACTTTCATCTTTGGAGCGCCAGCTGCTGGACGCTGCATCTAAGGGGTCCTTCCTTGACAAAACACCTAGAGAAGCATGGACATTGTTAGATAATCGTGTCCTGAATGATCAGCAATATGCTGGTGCATTGGCATCTTCTCGGAAGGTAAATGAAGTAAAATCGAGCACCACTCTTGAAAGCAAGATTGATGCATTATTAGCTCATCTTGTTTCCGGGAAAAATCATGAGGTGAAAGCTTGTGGTGTGTGCTCAAATCAAGGGCATCCAACTGATCAGTGCTCTCAATTGTTTGAAAATGGGGGATGGGAAACTCTTAATGTTGTTGGACAACAAAGATACAATCCTTTTTCCAACACCAACAATCCTGGACTAAGGGATCATCCAAATTTCCGTTGGAGCAATACGGAGAATGTCCAGAACCCACCCCAATATTCTGCAGGCCCATTTCCACGTCCACAAGGCTTCTTTCAGAAGCCCCAGGTTCCTCAAAACTTTGCTTCTACTTCTAATTCTAATAATGTTACTCCTTCTTCATATGATAAGATGCTTGAAGCCCTTTTTCAAGGGAAGCAAAATTTAACAAATTCTACTCAAGCTTTTGTGCAGGGTCAAACTAATAATACAAAGGATATAGCTGAGCTTAAGAACCAAGTGGGGAAAATAGTGGATTTCATGGGAAAAATTTCTGAAAGTGGAAAGCTTCCACCAAGCACCGTTCCAAACCCAAACTCAAATTTTGAGTCTGCAAAAATAGTAGCAACAAGGAGTGGACGTGTGTTTAATGAGGTTCCAAAGAAAATCCAAAAGAAGACACAAGGTGAGGACGATGGAGTTGAAATGACCAAGAATGATTTGGAGGCAGATCCTGCCACTTCCAAAATTGAAGCAAAACTGCCCCAACCAACTGAACCACAAAAAGGTAATGATTCTAACTTTCAAAGTTCAGTTATTACTAACCCTCCCTATGCACATGTGCCATTTCCAAGCAGGTTTCAAAAATCAAAGAAAGAAGAATCTGATCAAGCCATCTTGGAAGTTTTTAAGAAAGTGCAAGTGAACTTGCCCTTGATTGACTGCATTATTCAAGTTCTCAAATATGCAAAATTTTTGAAGGAGTTGTGCACCACAAGGAGGCAAACAAGAGAGAAAGAAGTTGTGAAAATGAGTGAGACTGTTTTTGCAGTTCTCCAAAGGAAACTACCACACAAGCTAAAGGATCCAGGGAGTTTTTCTATCCCTTGTTTAATTGGTGATACTAGTTTTGACAGTGTCATGCTTGATCTAGGTGCATCCATTAATATTATGCCATATAGCTTATATGCATCTATGGACTTAGGTGAACTGAAGAAAGACAATGTCATAATTCAATTGGCAGATAGGTCTAACAAGTATCCTAAGGGATATGTTGAGTATTTTCTTGTGCATGTTAATCACTTGATTTTCCCTGCAGATTTCTACATCATTGATACGGAAGACTCACCCTCTAGTTCAACTCCTATACTTTTAGGGCGTCCTTTCATGAGAACTGCAAGAACAAAGATTGATGTGCATGCTGGCACATTGACAATGGAGTTTGATGGAGAAGTTATTGGATTCAACATCTTTGAAGCCATGAGGTATCCTTTATCTGAGCTTAAACCATGCTATTCTATTGATATCGTTGACTCTCTTGCGCAGAATTTCCTAAATTAA